A single genomic interval of Brevibacillus brevis harbors:
- a CDS encoding histidine phosphatase family protein: protein MKLVWIRHGETDSNREHRYLGHSDVPLNEHGHFHVSELAKELPVLIGQPAAIYASDLLRCIQTAEPLATAWGLSVIPEPALRELSFGEWELMTYDELMQTDPVRATRWYDDPFRNRPPQGESLEEMGMRVDRWLRSLLERAGKEEASDTVVIVTHGGVIRWFQAAWLENNPDRYWQVDGMKHGEALVAECLDAEGQSWMRQPLKSKRGTT, encoded by the coding sequence ATGAAGCTAGTTTGGATACGTCACGGGGAGACAGACAGTAATCGTGAGCATCGATATTTGGGGCATAGTGACGTTCCTTTGAATGAACACGGGCATTTCCACGTGAGTGAGTTGGCAAAGGAATTACCTGTGCTCATCGGGCAACCTGCTGCAATCTACGCAAGCGATCTGCTCAGATGCATCCAGACTGCCGAACCGCTCGCAACTGCTTGGGGGTTATCGGTTATTCCGGAGCCAGCACTGCGAGAGCTGTCTTTTGGCGAGTGGGAGCTGATGACCTACGATGAGCTGATGCAAACGGACCCCGTGCGAGCCACAAGGTGGTATGACGATCCTTTTCGAAATCGACCTCCACAAGGGGAGAGTCTTGAAGAGATGGGGATGCGCGTGGATCGTTGGCTACGTTCCTTGTTGGAGAGAGCGGGCAAGGAGGAGGCATCCGATACAGTCGTCATCGTCACACATGGCGGCGTGATCCGATGGTTCCAAGCTGCGTGGCTCGAAAACAATCCTGACCGATATTGGCAGGTCGATGGCATGAAGCATGGGGAGGCTCTGGTGGCGGAATGCTTGGATGCGGAAGGGCAGAGCTGGATGCGACAACCCCTGAAGAGTAAGAGAGGGACAACATGA
- the cbiB gene encoding adenosylcobinamide-phosphate synthase CbiB, which produces MTEVWILCAAYLIDRVVGDPHSLPHPVIIMGWWITRLERVIRSLVKSESHLKLAGVLFPLVIVGGSYAVVWLLLWGAMFIHPVLAWILGAWLISTTIATKGLADAGMEIARHLVAGDMEAARRSLSMVVGRDTERLDEPEVCRGAVETVAENIVDAIVSPLIYAAIGGAPLAMAYRAANTLDSMVGYKNEKYRNLGWASARFDDVLNYIPARLTALLLVAASWLQRLDGKQCWAMIRRDAHLHPSPNSGLPEAGVAGALGVQLGGLNYYQGVASNRAKMGDAKRPLQASDIVATIRLMYLVSLLCLLVSVMISILL; this is translated from the coding sequence ATGACAGAAGTATGGATATTATGCGCGGCCTACTTGATTGATCGGGTGGTAGGAGACCCCCACAGCCTGCCCCATCCAGTGATCATCATGGGCTGGTGGATTACACGATTGGAACGGGTCATACGTTCTCTCGTTAAAAGTGAGTCGCATTTGAAGCTGGCAGGAGTCCTATTCCCGCTCGTGATCGTTGGTGGCAGCTACGCTGTCGTTTGGCTACTCCTGTGGGGAGCAATGTTCATCCATCCGGTGCTTGCCTGGATCTTGGGTGCTTGGCTGATTTCCACGACGATTGCGACAAAAGGCTTAGCCGATGCCGGTATGGAGATTGCCCGTCATCTCGTGGCTGGGGATATGGAAGCGGCGAGACGGTCCTTGTCCATGGTAGTCGGACGCGATACAGAGCGGCTAGATGAACCGGAAGTATGTCGGGGAGCGGTAGAAACCGTGGCAGAAAACATCGTCGATGCGATCGTCTCTCCGCTGATTTACGCAGCGATTGGGGGAGCACCGTTGGCAATGGCGTACCGTGCCGCCAACACCCTCGACTCCATGGTTGGCTATAAAAACGAGAAGTATAGGAATCTCGGCTGGGCATCTGCCCGCTTTGACGATGTACTGAACTACATCCCAGCCCGTTTGACAGCTTTGTTGCTCGTTGCCGCAAGCTGGCTGCAGCGATTGGATGGGAAGCAGTGCTGGGCAATGATCCGAAGAGATGCGCATTTGCATCCGAGTCCAAACAGCGGTTTGCCGGAAGCCGGAGTCGCTGGCGCATTAGGCGTGCAGCTCGGGGGGCTGAACTATTATCAAGGTGTTGCGTCGAATCGGGCAAAAATGGGAGATGCGAAGCGACCATTGCAGGCAAGTGATATTGTCGCGACGATTCGTTTGATGTATCTCGTTTCGCTCTTATGTCTGCTCGTTAGCGTGATGATATCGATTTTATTATAA
- the cobJ gene encoding precorrin-3B C(17)-methyltransferase yields the protein MSGKLFVIGFGPGSFEHITKRAREALQESDVIIGYSTYVDLIRGLLTNQQIVSTGMTEEVTRAREAVRQAEEEGKKVAVISSGDSGVYGMAGLVYEVLVEKGWTEATGVPIEIVPGISAINSCGAILGAPIMHDACTISLSDHLTPWELIAKRIDAAGMADFVIALYNPRSGRRTRQIVEAQRILLQYRSPDTPVGIVKSAYRERETVVVTTLAQMLEHDIGMLTTVIIGNTSTFVYDGKMITPRGYQRKYTLSADEQPLKPHQRLRVENEPWSLEASEESSLASAPAAPAAATSTAVLEAPPVTEVEAPKAPFAWAMEALTAINAAKGIETKPVAGQVHRPVSTFTPEMIFECAISPGVANKKITPLQMMAIAEVAGEKGEIEYTPHHQMILRVPTANPESITSRLRELGLILSPIGDVLQVKACDFCDGEKKDSIPYADELHQKLGGKEMPKELKIGFNGCGMACYGAVQEDIGIVFRKGKFDLFLGAKTVGRNAHSGIPVAEGIEKEEIVPLVERIVNRFKKDAFPNERFHKFFQRVGELEGYAWYEPAKAEIENAACGD from the coding sequence ATGAGCGGCAAGTTGTTCGTGATCGGGTTTGGTCCAGGAAGTTTTGAGCATATCACCAAGCGGGCGCGGGAAGCCCTGCAAGAGTCCGATGTCATTATCGGCTATTCCACCTATGTAGATTTGATCCGCGGACTTTTGACGAATCAGCAAATCGTCAGCACAGGGATGACGGAAGAAGTGACGCGTGCACGGGAAGCCGTACGTCAGGCGGAAGAGGAAGGTAAAAAGGTAGCGGTCATTTCCAGTGGAGACTCAGGTGTTTACGGGATGGCAGGTCTCGTATACGAGGTGTTGGTGGAAAAAGGCTGGACAGAAGCAACTGGCGTACCCATCGAAATCGTACCGGGTATCTCGGCGATCAATTCCTGTGGGGCAATCCTCGGTGCGCCTATCATGCACGACGCATGCACGATCAGTCTGAGCGATCACTTGACGCCGTGGGAACTGATTGCTAAACGGATTGACGCAGCAGGGATGGCTGACTTTGTTATCGCGTTGTACAACCCGCGCAGCGGACGACGTACACGCCAGATCGTCGAAGCGCAACGCATTCTTTTGCAGTACCGCTCACCAGATACGCCAGTCGGTATCGTAAAAAGTGCATATCGTGAACGCGAAACGGTTGTCGTGACTACTCTGGCGCAAATGCTGGAGCATGATATCGGCATGTTGACCACCGTGATTATCGGAAATACATCGACGTTTGTATACGACGGCAAAATGATTACGCCGCGCGGATATCAGCGCAAATACACGCTGTCTGCCGACGAGCAACCTCTGAAGCCGCATCAGCGTCTGCGTGTAGAAAATGAGCCTTGGTCGCTCGAGGCCTCCGAGGAGAGCAGCCTTGCGTCAGCTCCGGCAGCACCAGCAGCAGCAACAAGTACGGCAGTACTGGAAGCGCCGCCTGTAACAGAGGTAGAGGCACCGAAAGCTCCTTTCGCATGGGCTATGGAGGCGTTGACTGCTATCAATGCGGCAAAAGGCATTGAAACCAAGCCAGTCGCGGGGCAGGTCCATCGTCCGGTATCTACCTTTACGCCAGAGATGATTTTCGAATGTGCGATAAGTCCAGGGGTTGCCAACAAAAAAATCACGCCGCTGCAAATGATGGCGATTGCCGAAGTGGCCGGCGAAAAAGGCGAGATCGAATACACCCCACACCACCAAATGATTTTGCGCGTGCCGACTGCAAACCCTGAGAGCATTACTAGCCGCTTGCGAGAGCTTGGATTGATTCTCAGCCCGATCGGAGACGTTTTGCAGGTAAAAGCGTGTGATTTCTGCGATGGAGAGAAAAAAGACAGCATTCCTTATGCCGACGAGCTGCACCAAAAGCTGGGTGGAAAAGAAATGCCGAAGGAACTGAAGATCGGCTTCAACGGCTGCGGAATGGCGTGCTATGGCGCGGTTCAAGAGGATATCGGGATTGTATTCCGCAAAGGAAAGTTCGATTTATTCCTGGGAGCAAAAACGGTGGGACGCAATGCACACTCCGGTATTCCGGTAGCAGAAGGCATCGAAAAAGAAGAAATTGTTCCACTTGTAGAGCGAATCGTGAACCGATTCAAAAAAGACGCGTTTCCAAACGAGCGGTTCCACAAGTTTTTCCAACGTGTAGGTGAGCTGGAGGGCTACGCATGGTACGAGCCAGCAAAAGCTGAGATCGAGAATGCTGCATGCGGAGATTAA
- a CDS encoding sirohydrochlorin chelatase, which yields MDAVLFVGHGSKDPEGNEEIRQFVATLTPDLDVPIIETCFLEFARPDMLQGLNTCVARGATRVAVIPIILFSAGHAKIHIPAAIDEAKELHPHVQFIYGRPIGIHDEVINILSARMEEAGFASGEEHDDLAVLVIGRGSSDADANSDIYKMSRLFWERYKAKWVETAFMGVTYPLYDEGVERCLKLGAKRIVFLPYFLFTGVLIKRMSDQLEKFREQYPEAQFEMAEYFGFHPLLKEVLKDRVVEALHGEVKLNCDTCQYRLAAMEHIDHHHHHHDDEHGHHHHHGHHHHHHHDHDHDHEHDHDHKHDHKHDHVTK from the coding sequence ATGGACGCAGTATTATTTGTAGGTCATGGAAGCAAGGACCCGGAAGGCAATGAAGAGATTCGCCAGTTTGTGGCGACGCTAACACCGGACTTGGATGTACCCATTATCGAGACGTGTTTTCTGGAGTTTGCCCGTCCTGACATGCTGCAAGGCTTGAATACATGCGTGGCACGGGGGGCAACCCGCGTGGCGGTGATTCCCATCATCCTGTTCTCTGCCGGTCATGCGAAAATTCATATTCCAGCTGCCATCGACGAGGCCAAGGAGCTGCACCCGCACGTTCAGTTCATTTACGGACGGCCGATCGGCATTCACGACGAAGTCATCAATATCTTGTCAGCACGCATGGAAGAGGCAGGCTTTGCCTCCGGAGAAGAGCATGATGACCTGGCAGTACTCGTTATTGGACGCGGCAGCAGCGATGCAGATGCTAATAGCGATATTTACAAAATGTCCCGACTGTTCTGGGAGCGTTACAAAGCCAAGTGGGTAGAGACTGCCTTTATGGGCGTGACGTATCCCTTGTACGACGAGGGCGTTGAGCGTTGTCTGAAGCTGGGTGCGAAGCGCATCGTTTTCTTGCCGTACTTCTTGTTCACGGGTGTGCTGATCAAACGGATGAGCGACCAGCTGGAGAAGTTCCGCGAGCAATATCCAGAAGCCCAGTTCGAAATGGCCGAGTATTTTGGCTTCCATCCGTTGTTGAAAGAAGTGCTCAAGGATCGTGTGGTGGAAGCGTTGCACGGTGAAGTGAAGTTGAACTGTGATACCTGTCAGTACAGACTGGCAGCGATGGAGCACATCGACCATCACCATCACCACCATGATGACGAGCATGGACATCACCACCACCATGGTCACCACCATCATCATCATCACGACCACGACCATGATCACGAACATGACCATGACCACAAGCATGATCACAAGCACGACCACGTTACCAAGTAG
- the cobK gene encoding precorrin-6A reductase has product MILVLAGTSDARELALQIKDKGYELLTTVVTDNAAKSMEEEGVPVQVGRLTAEDIQQLIQERAVQCVVDASHPFAEEASKNAMAGAQGAGVPYIRYERESLSSPGSEKLIVVEDYVQAAELAADKRGVIMLTTGSKTLKTFTDRLLGLPETTLVARMLPRLDNMQKCEELGVEQKNIVAMQGPFSKELNKALYAHYGVTLMITKESGKVGAFDEKVEAALEMGIETIVIGRPKIDYGTKFSDYASVLGELKQVTGGN; this is encoded by the coding sequence ATGATTCTGGTACTGGCTGGAACGAGCGACGCGCGCGAGTTGGCTTTGCAAATCAAGGACAAGGGCTACGAGCTGTTGACGACGGTCGTCACTGACAATGCTGCGAAAAGTATGGAGGAGGAGGGCGTGCCTGTCCAGGTCGGACGCCTGACCGCCGAAGATATTCAGCAGCTGATCCAAGAGAGAGCCGTGCAATGCGTGGTCGACGCGAGTCACCCCTTCGCAGAGGAAGCCTCCAAAAATGCCATGGCAGGTGCACAGGGCGCGGGAGTCCCCTACATTCGCTACGAGCGGGAAAGCCTCTCCTCACCTGGCAGCGAGAAGCTGATTGTAGTAGAAGACTATGTCCAGGCGGCTGAGCTGGCGGCAGATAAACGCGGCGTCATCATGCTAACGACAGGAAGCAAGACGCTGAAAACCTTCACGGATCGGCTGTTGGGCCTGCCGGAGACGACCCTGGTAGCACGCATGCTACCGCGTCTTGACAATATGCAGAAATGCGAAGAGCTCGGTGTCGAGCAAAAAAACATCGTCGCAATGCAAGGTCCCTTTTCCAAGGAGCTGAACAAAGCGCTCTACGCTCATTATGGTGTCACGCTGATGATTACCAAGGAGAGCGGCAAGGTAGGTGCTTTTGACGAAAAGGTGGAAGCGGCACTGGAAATGGGCATCGAAACCATCGTCATCGGTCGTCCAAAGATCGATTATGGAACGAAGTTTTCGGATTACGCCAGCGTGCTGGGCGAACTCAAACAAGTGACTGGAGGAAACTAA
- a CDS encoding precorrin-8X methylmutase, whose amino-acid sequence MDFKTEFKPMTVQPQEIEDLSFQIITDELGEHSFTEEQYPVVQRVIHASADFDLGRSLVFHPDAVKAGIEAIRSGKIVVADVQMVQVGISKNRIEKFGGEVKVYISDRDVMEEAKRLNTTRAIISMRKAIKEADGGIFCIGNAPTALLELIRMVKEGEAKPGLVIGMPVGFVSAAESKEELAKLDIPFITNMGRKGGSPVTVAALNAISIMAERLG is encoded by the coding sequence ATGGATTTCAAAACAGAATTTAAACCGATGACTGTACAACCGCAAGAGATTGAGGATTTGAGCTTTCAAATCATTACAGATGAGCTGGGCGAGCATTCTTTTACAGAAGAACAATATCCGGTAGTACAACGTGTCATCCACGCATCCGCAGACTTTGATCTTGGACGAAGCCTTGTTTTCCACCCGGACGCAGTAAAGGCGGGAATCGAAGCAATCCGCAGCGGCAAAATCGTCGTAGCAGATGTACAGATGGTGCAAGTCGGCATCAGCAAAAACCGCATTGAAAAATTCGGTGGAGAAGTAAAGGTGTACATCTCTGACCGCGATGTGATGGAAGAGGCGAAGCGTCTGAATACGACCCGCGCGATCATTTCCATGCGCAAAGCAATCAAGGAAGCGGATGGCGGTATCTTTTGCATCGGAAACGCACCTACAGCACTCCTGGAGCTGATCCGCATGGTGAAGGAAGGCGAAGCAAAGCCAGGTCTGGTGATCGGGATGCCAGTTGGCTTTGTATCTGCGGCAGAATCCAAGGAAGAGCTGGCGAAGCTCGATATCCCATTCATCACGAACATGGGACGTAAAGGCGGAAGCCCAGTAACCGTAGCAGCATTGAATGCGATTTCGATCATGGCGGAACGGTTGGGTTAA
- a CDS encoding cobalt-precorrin-5B (C(1))-methyltransferase — translation MAAKAATDEKEAKPLRHGYTTGSCATATTKAALIALITQEEQSQATIRLPIGEDVSFQMESCEFSLEKATASTIKDGGDDPDATHGALILSTVEWSDEPGIILDGGLGVGRVTKPGLPVPIGEAAINPVPRKMIRETAQAVLDEYGTQRGIKIVISVPAGEEIAKKTLNGRLGILGGISILGTRGIVVPFSTSAYKASVAQAVNVAKEAGCDHIVLSTGGKSESYGVATYPELSEEAFVEMGDFVGFSLKQCKNKGMRKVTLVGMMGKFSKVAQGVMMVHSKSAPVDFGFLAQMAADAGASQERIDEILGANTASQVGDMMVDTPAFFEIMCENCCRAALKEVGGGIEVETIIITMKGSLLGRVTINDTGDESNWNRG, via the coding sequence ATGGCAGCCAAAGCAGCAACGGACGAAAAAGAGGCAAAGCCCCTCCGCCACGGATATACGACTGGATCATGTGCAACGGCGACGACTAAGGCTGCTTTGATCGCGCTGATTACTCAGGAAGAGCAAAGCCAAGCGACGATTCGCCTGCCAATTGGCGAGGACGTCTCCTTTCAGATGGAGAGCTGTGAGTTTTCATTGGAGAAGGCGACCGCAAGCACGATCAAAGATGGGGGAGACGACCCAGACGCGACACACGGTGCCCTTATTCTCTCTACCGTGGAATGGTCGGATGAGCCCGGCATTATTTTGGATGGCGGACTCGGTGTGGGACGGGTGACCAAGCCAGGGTTGCCCGTTCCGATTGGCGAGGCTGCGATCAATCCCGTCCCGCGCAAAATGATCAGGGAAACGGCGCAGGCTGTTCTGGATGAGTACGGGACGCAGCGAGGGATCAAAATCGTCATTTCCGTGCCTGCTGGCGAGGAAATCGCCAAAAAAACATTGAATGGACGACTCGGCATACTCGGTGGTATCTCCATTTTGGGGACGCGTGGAATCGTGGTGCCGTTTTCCACTTCTGCCTACAAGGCAAGTGTGGCACAAGCGGTCAATGTCGCCAAGGAAGCCGGCTGCGATCATATTGTGCTGTCGACGGGCGGAAAGAGTGAATCCTACGGGGTCGCTACTTATCCAGAGCTGTCGGAAGAAGCGTTCGTGGAAATGGGCGATTTCGTCGGCTTTTCCCTCAAGCAGTGCAAGAACAAGGGTATGCGCAAAGTGACCTTGGTCGGGATGATGGGCAAGTTTTCCAAGGTTGCGCAGGGTGTCATGATGGTTCATTCCAAAAGTGCACCCGTCGATTTCGGCTTCCTCGCCCAAATGGCAGCAGATGCAGGAGCTTCTCAGGAGCGTATTGACGAAATTTTGGGAGCCAACACCGCTTCGCAGGTAGGCGATATGATGGTGGACACGCCCGCCTTTTTCGAGATCATGTGCGAAAACTGCTGTCGCGCTGCGCTAAAGGAAGTGGGCGGCGGCATCGAGGTCGAAACCATCATCATCACAATGAAAGGGTCCCTGTTGGGAAGGGTGACGATCAATGACACAGGCGATGAAAGTAATTGGAATCGGGGATGA
- a CDS encoding bifunctional cobalt-precorrin-7 (C(5))-methyltransferase/cobalt-precorrin-6B (C(15))-methyltransferase — protein MTQAMKVIGIGDDGQQSLLPLYRTWIEESELLVGGERHLSFFPEYSGEKRVLKGGLTAMVEELRTETRKTVILASGDPLFYGIGSLLAKKLNVEIYPHLSSIQLAFAKMGEAWQDATLASVHGRSIKGLAQRIDGKDKVALLTDRENSPAAIARYLLSFQMTEYDAFVAENLGSAEERTGWYSLEEMADSIFSDLNVVILKKRRPSPVWPFGIADEEFSQRKPDKGLITKKEVRILSIAQLQLHAKSIVWDIGTCTGSVAIEAARIAREGEVYGVEKNADDLENCRQNMAKFRTDLTVMNARAPHGLDEFPNPDAVFIGGSGGELRELLNICCTRLRPNGRIVVNAATIETLYEATQAFAQEGFETSVTLAQLSRSKPILSLTRFEALNPIYIITAWAKQTEEQGGDSK, from the coding sequence ATGACACAGGCGATGAAAGTAATTGGAATCGGGGATGATGGACAGCAGAGCCTGCTGCCGTTGTACCGGACGTGGATAGAGGAAAGTGAGCTGTTGGTTGGAGGAGAGCGACACCTCAGTTTCTTCCCGGAGTATTCAGGGGAAAAGCGTGTACTGAAGGGCGGTCTGACTGCCATGGTGGAGGAGCTGCGTACGGAGACGCGCAAGACGGTCATTCTGGCGTCAGGCGATCCGCTTTTTTACGGGATCGGCAGCTTGCTTGCAAAAAAATTGAACGTGGAGATTTACCCGCACCTGAGCTCCATCCAGCTCGCTTTTGCCAAAATGGGGGAAGCATGGCAGGATGCGACACTGGCGAGTGTGCACGGACGCAGTATCAAAGGTCTGGCACAGCGGATCGACGGGAAGGATAAGGTCGCACTGCTGACAGATCGGGAAAACTCGCCAGCAGCGATCGCCCGCTATCTCCTTTCGTTCCAAATGACTGAGTACGATGCGTTCGTGGCAGAGAATCTCGGCAGTGCCGAAGAGCGGACAGGCTGGTATTCCCTCGAGGAAATGGCAGATAGTATCTTCTCTGATCTAAATGTCGTGATTTTGAAAAAACGCCGTCCAAGCCCAGTATGGCCGTTTGGAATCGCAGACGAGGAGTTTTCCCAGCGCAAGCCGGACAAGGGACTCATTACGAAAAAAGAAGTGCGCATTTTAAGCATCGCACAGTTGCAATTGCATGCCAAAAGCATCGTTTGGGACATCGGCACCTGCACAGGCTCTGTCGCCATTGAAGCGGCACGAATTGCGCGTGAGGGTGAAGTGTACGGCGTAGAGAAGAACGCGGACGATCTGGAAAACTGCCGCCAGAACATGGCGAAGTTTCGCACGGATTTGACAGTAATGAACGCACGTGCCCCACATGGCTTGGATGAGTTCCCGAACCCGGATGCCGTATTTATCGGCGGCAGTGGCGGAGAATTGCGCGAGCTGTTGAATATCTGCTGCACACGACTGCGCCCGAATGGCCGGATTGTTGTGAACGCAGCGACCATTGAGACATTGTACGAAGCGACACAAGCATTCGCGCAGGAAGGCTTTGAGACATCGGTGACACTGGCGCAGCTATCGCGCAGCAAGCCGATTTTGTCCCTGACGCGCTTTGAAGCATTGAATCCGATCTACATCATTACGGCCTGGGCCAAGCAGACAGAAGAACAAGGAGGAGACAGCAAGTGA
- the cobI gene encoding precorrin-2 C(20)-methyltransferase, producing MTKIGTLYGLGVGPGDPELITVKAFRLLQQSPVVAYPKKRMGSKSYAHQIAELYVQSPDKEMLGLVFPMTRDKEILEREWNNTVEIVWERLSEGKDVAFVTEGDPMFYSTFIHMMRVMHEEHPEVPIVTVPGVSSFLGAASRFNLPLADGDEQIGIIPATEDKEAMRKALENHDTVVFLKVAKVLPMIIGLLKEMGLAEKAAVATKVTSSEEMVWTDMRELERAELSYLTLMVVKK from the coding sequence GTGACTAAGATCGGAACATTGTACGGACTGGGCGTAGGTCCCGGCGACCCCGAATTGATTACCGTCAAGGCATTTCGTCTATTACAGCAATCGCCAGTGGTTGCCTATCCGAAAAAACGGATGGGCAGCAAAAGCTACGCGCATCAAATCGCAGAGCTGTATGTGCAGTCCCCAGACAAGGAAATGCTTGGACTCGTATTCCCGATGACGCGGGACAAAGAAATTTTGGAGCGCGAGTGGAACAATACAGTGGAGATCGTTTGGGAGCGTCTGTCTGAAGGCAAGGACGTTGCTTTTGTAACGGAAGGCGATCCGATGTTTTACAGCACGTTCATCCACATGATGCGCGTCATGCATGAGGAGCATCCGGAAGTGCCAATCGTGACCGTACCAGGCGTCTCTTCGTTTCTTGGAGCAGCTTCCCGCTTCAATCTGCCACTGGCGGATGGCGACGAGCAGATCGGTATCATCCCGGCAACAGAAGACAAGGAAGCCATGCGCAAAGCGCTTGAGAACCACGATACTGTCGTGTTCCTGAAGGTAGCAAAAGTACTGCCAATGATCATTGGCTTGCTGAAAGAAATGGGGCTGGCTGAAAAGGCAGCAGTAGCGACCAAGGTCACTTCCTCCGAGGAAATGGTTTGGACCGATATGCGTGAACTGGAGCGGGCAGAGCTCAGCTATCTTACACTGATGGTGGTGAAAAAGTAA
- the cobM gene encoding precorrin-4 C(11)-methyltransferase: protein MKLYIVGAGPGDPDLITVKGLKLLQKADVIMYTDSLVNEDLVAMGNPDAEVLQSSGMALEEMVELLVDRISSGKTVVRLHTGDPSIYGAIMEQIALLKAKGIEVEIVPGVSSVFAAAAAVGAELTIPDLTQTIILTRAEGRTPVPEREKLRALAEHHCTLALYLSATLTKKVVRELVDAGWSEDTPVAVVQRASWPDQLIIRTTLKNLDEDMGKNGIRKHAMILAGWALDPNIHDKSEQYRSKLYDKTFTHGFRKGVKE from the coding sequence ATGAAACTGTACATAGTGGGAGCGGGTCCCGGCGACCCTGATTTGATAACAGTAAAAGGCTTGAAGCTGCTGCAAAAGGCAGACGTCATTATGTATACCGACTCTCTCGTGAACGAGGATTTGGTAGCAATGGGCAATCCCGATGCAGAGGTACTGCAAAGCTCGGGTATGGCATTGGAAGAAATGGTAGAGCTGTTGGTAGACCGGATTAGTAGCGGAAAAACAGTCGTACGCCTGCATACAGGTGATCCCTCCATTTATGGCGCGATCATGGAGCAGATCGCTCTATTAAAAGCAAAAGGCATCGAGGTAGAAATCGTTCCAGGTGTGAGCTCCGTATTTGCGGCAGCGGCAGCAGTAGGAGCCGAGCTGACGATTCCTGATCTGACACAGACGATCATCCTCACCCGCGCAGAAGGTCGCACACCGGTGCCTGAGAGAGAAAAGCTGCGTGCACTTGCTGAGCATCATTGCACGTTGGCTCTGTACCTTAGCGCGACTTTGACGAAAAAAGTAGTCCGCGAGCTGGTCGATGCAGGCTGGAGCGAGGATACGCCTGTCGCAGTCGTACAACGTGCAAGCTGGCCGGATCAATTGATCATTCGCACCACGCTGAAAAATTTGGACGAAGACATGGGCAAAAACGGCATTCGCAAGCACGCGATGATTTTGGCTGGCTGGGCATTGGACCCGAACATCCACGACAAGAGCGAGCAATACCGTTCCAAGCTGTACGATAAAACCTTTACACACGGGTTCAGAAAAGGTGTGAAGGAATAA